A stretch of the Marmota flaviventris isolate mMarFla1 chromosome 12, mMarFla1.hap1, whole genome shotgun sequence genome encodes the following:
- the Proser2 gene encoding proline and serine-rich protein 2 yields the protein MPVNHQKSDFSEMDSDLSPSCRLSDLSRGGSLESRSSSSRSRSFTLDDESLKHLTHEEKDVILFFEETLDSLEDDFEEPTLCDSGIHCHSPQSLESPSSHSEPEDVIDLVQPRPAAGDMECLPEVPQEAGAGPVGKEHVAVLEGRKQDTENSQAPAPTGPEALPLPPSLPDVPALAYPRRELPSPSPPAEHPKLPRSVPTPLVIAQKISEKLAGNEALSPTSPSKEGRPGEWRTLTSLASRNGDQFPWHRHTAQPAPKIHRFPSNISVTNSSGKDFNKTISKAAVNVQERKAQVLANINGVSFLTSGDTEDRSPKSDLTEKRSVPADQGTPSWSKPGLAKEAEGPRAGAQASGGQQSRGVQTEQPPVLANGFQSIHEVLRSEPSPFMSTGKTVTFRPDPTLASKLARQNASRSFCEPRPPDCGQDARKRAGSLPRAVGFRPQGITVQFSGRGSTEEARREALRKLGLLKENL from the exons ATGCCTGTAAACCATCAGAAATCAGACTTCTCGGAGATGGACTCCGACCTGTCACCCAGCTGCAGGCTCAGTGACTTGAGCAGAGGTGGGAGTCTGGAGAGTCGAAGCAGCAGTTCGCGGTCCAGAAGTTTCACTTTG GACGACGAGAGCCTGAAGCACCTCACACACGAGGAGAAGGATGTCATCCTGTTTTTTGAAGAGACTCTTGATTCCCTGGAAGATGACTTTGAGGAGCCAACCCTGTGTGACAGTGGTATTCATTGCCACTCTCCGCAGTCTCTGGAGAGCCCTTCCAGTCACTCTGAGCCTGAAGATGTCATCGATTTAGTGCAGCCAAGACCTGCAGCTGGGGACATGGAGTGCCTTCCAGAGGTGCCCCAGGAAGCAG GGGCTGGACCTGTTGGGAAGGAGCACGTTGCTGTCCTCGAAGGCAGGAAACAAGACACTGAGAATTCCCAAGCACCAGCGCCCACAGGTCCTGAAGCCCTtcctctgccaccttccctgcctgATGTCCCAGCCCTGGCCTACCCCAGGAGGGAGCtgccctccccttctcccccagCAGAGCACCCAAAGCTACCCCGCTCAGTCCCTACTCCGCTTGTGATTGCTCAGAAAATCTCCGAGAAGTTGGCAGGAAATGAAGCCCTCTCCCCCACATCCCCCTCGAAGGAGGGCAGGCCTGGAGAGTGGCGGACACTGACTTCTTTAGCCTCTCGAAACGGAGACCAATTCCCCTGGCACCGACACACGGCACAGCCTGCGCCCAAGATTCACCGCTTCCCCAGCAACATCAGCGTGACCAACAGCTCTGGGAAGGACTTCAACAAGACCATCTCCAAAGCAGCCGTCAACGTTCAGGAGCGCAAAGCCCAGGTCCTGGCCAACATCAACGGCGTCTCTTTCCTCACCTCGGGGGACACAGAAGACCGGTCACCAAAGAGTGATCTCACAGAGAAGAGGAGTGTCCCTGCAGATCAGGGGACGCCCTCCTGGAGCAAGCCAGGGCTGGCCAAGGAAGCTGAAGGGCCGCGAGCAGGCGCGCAGGCCAGTGGTGGTCAGCAGTCCAGAGGTGTGCAGACAGAGCAGCCCCCAGTGCTGGCCAACGGCTTCCAGAGCATCCACGAGGTGCTGCGGAGTGAGCCCAGTCCCTTCATGTCTACTGGAAAGACCGTCACCTTCCGCCCAGACCCCACTCTTGCCAGCAAGCTTGCGCGCCAGAACGCCAGCAGGAGCTTCTGCGAGCCCCGGCCTCCAGACTGTGGCCAGGACGCCAGGAAGCGGGCAGGCTCTCTCCCCAGAGCAGTGGGGTTCAGGCCCCAGGGCATCACTGTGCAGTTCTCTGGCCGGGGCTCCACAGAGGAAGCTCGGCGGGAGGCCCTGCGCAAGCTCGGGCTACTGAAGGAGAACTTGTGA